One genomic window of Branchiostoma floridae strain S238N-H82 chromosome 4, Bfl_VNyyK, whole genome shotgun sequence includes the following:
- the LOC118414601 gene encoding uncharacterized protein LOC118414601, with the protein MDPYTSQKKLVRDQKAYQKLRDSKVPLTMRKLRRMALLKARIEAADDRTSGSESQRQQKSAQLTEPRKTVTYDNLPSGCCARIVEEYPGSLAITVTYVATPIHRYTFCLRFKRLCFPLRRDNIYALADCDEDGYPKRLGFQLVRSKKFKSPSGEVHVLYLCPCDASKEQNSRLSVADGVVTDEKLKDFATREESLYCLHAQARQRMTEPERQEDGEGGGPVEHLKTEPFLAAVYDGKAYGMLRRIGKSKLCCMSCKKHKQSCIHVKMYTEHVNC; encoded by the exons ATGGATCCCTACACGTCGCAGAAGAAACTAGTAAGGGACCAAAAGGCCTACCAGAAGCTACGAGACAGTAAGGTGCCGTTAACAATGCGGAAACTACGCAGGATGGCCCTTCTGAAGGCCCGAATCGAGGCAGCTGACGACAGGACTTCTGGCTCAGAAAGTCAACGCCAACAGAAGTCGGCACAGCTAACGGAGCCTCGCAAGACTGTTACATACGACAACTTACCTTCTGGATGCTGTGCCCGAATCGTGGAGGAATATCCCGGCAGCCTGGCGAT AACCGTGACTTATGTAGCCACGCCCATACATCGCTACACGTTTTGCCTACGGTTCAAGCGCCTGTGCTTCCCGCTAAGAAGGGACAACATCTACGCCTTGGCCGACTGTGACGAGGACGGGTACCCGAAACGGCTCGGGTTCCAACTCGTGCGGTCGAAGAAGTTCAAGTCCCCTTCAGGTGAAGTTCACGTTTTGTACCTGTGCCCGTGCGACGCCTCCAAGGAACAGAACAGCCGCCTTTCAGTCGCTGACGGTGTAGTG ACGGACGAGAAGCTCAAAGATTTCGCCACGCGAGAGGAGAGTCTGTACTGTCTGCATGCCCAGGCCAGACAGCGCATGACCGAACCAGAGCGCCAAGAGgacggggaggggggcggtccTGTTGAACACCTGAAGACGGAGCCTTTCCTCGCTGCCGTGTATGACGGCAAAGCATATG GAATGCTGAGGCGTATCGGGAAGAGTAAACTCTGCTGCATGTCTTGTAAGAAACACAAGCAAAGCTGCATACATGTCAAGATGTACACAGAACACGTTAACTGCTAG